From Brassica oleracea var. oleracea cultivar TO1000 chromosome C3, BOL, whole genome shotgun sequence, a single genomic window includes:
- the LOC106329660 gene encoding uncharacterized protein LOC106329660, translating to MEAIDLNDDGQNDLMDEDIEDHEVIEISEANRGTPPRHAQSRRRARLWLKFTIIGGQRPDGKTKIRCNLCKRFYFIKLRRNGTSTLSRHLKVCPKAVGTPGTPRSSSRKVDMMVFREMIAMAIIEHDLPYRFVEYKRIRMAFTYANSSIEYWSRNTAASDVLKIYEREKQKLVELLKEWGLEKKVFCLTVDNASSNDSMQSILKKQLHKDLVCGGEFFHVRCSAHILNLIVPDGLAVIGGALQKIRESVKFVRGSEIKTLKLVANHGKA from the exons ATGGAAGCGATAGACTTGAATGATGATGGTCAGAATGATTTGATGGATGAAGATATAGAAGATCATGAAGTTATTGAGATTTCAGAGGCTAACAGAGGCACGCCACCAAGACATGCTCAGTCACGCCGTAGAGCTAGGTTGTGGTTAAAGTTTACTATAATTGGAGGACAGCGGCCTGATGGTAAAACCAAGATCAGATGCAACCTTTGTAAAAGGTTCTACTTCATTAAGCTTCGCAGAAATGGAACCTCAACCCTGTCTCGTCATTTGAAGGTATGTCCAAAAGCTGTTGGAACACCTGGAACACCTAGAAGTAGTTCTAGGAAGGTGGATATGATGGTGTTCCGTGAGATGATAGCAATGGCCATTATAGAGCATGATTTGCCTTATAGGTTTGTAGAGTATAAGAGGATTAGAATGGCTTTTACTTATGCTAATTCCAGTATTGAGTATTGGAGTAGAAACACAGCAGCTTCTGATGTGTTGAAGATTTATGAACGGGAAAAGCAGAAGCTGGTTGAGCTGCTCAAGGAGTGGGGACTGGAAAAGAAGGTCTTCTGTCTCACTGTTGACAACGCTTCTTCGAACGATTCCATGCAGAGTATTCTGAAGAAACAGCTGCACAAAGATCTGGTATGTGGTGGAGAATTTTTCCATGTTAGATGCTCAGCACATATCTTGAATCTGATCGTCCCAGATGGCTTAGCAGTGATAGGAGGAGCTCTGCAAAAAATCAGGGAGAGTGTTAAGTTCGTTAGAGGATCAGAAATCAAAACCTTAAAATT AGTTGCTAATCATGGGAAAGCTTGA
- the LOC106333620 gene encoding eukaryotic translation initiation factor 6-2-like, producing the protein MATRLWFENNCEVGLFSKLTNAYCLVAVGASESFYSAFESELADDIPIVKTSIGGTRIIGRLCVGNRNGLLVPHTTTDQEFQHLRNSLPDQVVVQRIEARLYALGDCIVCNDHVALAHIDLDEETEEIVSDVLGVEVFRQTIACNILVGCYCALSNRGGIVHAYTSEKELDELSALLRVPLVAGTVNRGSEVIAGGMTVNDWTAFCGSATTETELSVIDSVFELSEACDINKVSTSEWDLLVTKSEVPVLVMFIQDGLPSCRYVRHVMDEFDSKYTGRFKFYTLNVHEERGIAIRYDIFNVPASIVFKGGDEVARVYGFHLYELERLVKQYDYLVYASKLKGNLAKENNLLIKTINHQKIKAELINSFAYVGMCVLVFSSVLYFSFLFVLGYSE; encoded by the coding sequence ATGGCCACCCGTCTTTGGTTTGAGAACAACTGCGAAGTTGGCCTCTTTTCAAAACTCACTAATGCCTACTGCTTAGTTGCTGTTGGAGCCTCTGAGAGCTTTTATAGTGCTTTTGAGTCAGAGTTAGCTGATGATATCCCTATCGTTAAGACCTCTATTGGAGGAACACGGATCATTGGGCGCCTATGCGTTGGAAACAGGAACGGGCTTCTTGTGCCTCATACAACTACTGACCAAGAGTTTCAACACTTGAGGAACAGTCTACCTGATCAAGTTGTGGTCCAGAGAATCGAGGCGCGTCTGTATGCTCTTGGAGACTGCATCGTCTGCAACGACCATGTTGCTCTTGCTCACATCGATCTCGACGAGGAGACTGAGGAAATAGTATCGGACGTTCTCGGTGTCGAAGTTTTCCGTCAGACGATTGCATGCAACATTCTTGTAGGCTGTTACTGCGCCTTGTCCAACAGAGGTGGCATCGTCCATGCTTACACCTCGGAGAAAGAGTTGGACGAGCTCTCGGCGCTGCTTCGAGTCCCGCTCGTTGCGGGGACTGTGAACCGTGGTAGTGAAGTTATAGCTGGTGGAATGACCGTCAATGACTGGACTGCTTTCTGTGGCTCAGCCACAACTGAAACAGAGCTCTCTGTTATAGACAGCGTCTTCGAGCTAAGTGAAGCTTGTGATATAAACAAGGTCTCAACATCGGAATGGGATTTGCTTGTGACCAAGTCAGAAGTCCCGGTGTTGGTTATGTTCATACAAGATGGGCTCCCCTCATGTCGATACGTGAGGCATGTAATGGACGAATTCGACTCGAAATACACTGGTCGGTTCAAATTCTACACACTCAACGTTCATGAAGAGAGAGGCATCGCAATACGCTACGACATATTCAATGTCCCGGCTAGTATTGTCTTCAAAGGCGGAGACGAGGTGGCTAGAGTATATGGATTCCATCTTTATGAATTAGAAAGACTAGTGAAGCAGTACGATTACTTGGTCTATGCATCCAAGCTTAAGGGTAACTTAGCAAAAGAAAATAATTTGCTAATCAAGACAATAAATCACCAGAAAATCAAAGCAGAACTGATAAATTCATTTGCATATGTAGGCATGTGTGTTTTGGTATTCAGCTCTGTTCTTTACTTTTCTTTTCTTTTTGTTCTCGGATACTCTGAGTAA
- the LOC106329661 gene encoding mRNA-decapping enzyme subunit 2-like — protein MREVLEETGFDISKLLKKEEYIEFTFRQQRVRLYIVAGVADDTAFAPQTKKEISVYEIAWHWVDHLQPASNEVITHGVAGLKLYMVAPFLASLKSWISKHPAPVARRPDKPLRALSVWNAKTSIGGGNGTTTTTTESYNKKPEEQDTISGNAFRSFKFNMSAILQAVELG, from the exons ATGCGTGAG GTCTTGGAGGAAACTGGATTTGATATCTCAAAGCTACTCAAGAAAGAAGAATATATCGAGTTCACATTCAGACAGCAAAGAGTGCGCCTTTACATAGTTGCTGGGGTGGCAGATGATACAGCTTTTGCACCACAAACAAAGAAGGAAATCAGTGTGTAT GAAATTGCATGGCATTGGGTTGATCATCTTCAGCCAGCAAGCAATGAGGTGATAACTCATGGAGTTGCTGGTCTCAAGTTGTATATGGTGGCTCCCTTTCTTGC GTCGTTGAAGTCGTGGATATCCAAGCATCCGGCACCTGTAGCACGGAGACCTGATAAGCCCCTTAGAG CACTTTCCGTATGGAATGCAAAGACTAGTATTGGTGGAGGAAACGGAACAACAACAACAACAACGGAAAGCTACAATAAAAAGCCAGAAGAACAGGACACAATATCTGGAAACGCATTCAGAAGCTTCAAGTTCAACATGTCAGCTATCTTGCAGGCGGTGGAACTAGGTTAG
- the LOC106334373 gene encoding magnesium-chelatase subunit ChlH, chloroplastic, protein MASSLMYSPFTLSASRAEHLSSLSNTTTKHSFLRRKSKPTKPATSIFKVKSSVSGNGLFTQTNPEVRRIVPVKRDNVPTVKIVYVVLEAQYQSSLSEAVQQLNKTSRFASYEVVGYLVEELRDKNTYKSFCKDLEDANIFIGSLIFVEELALKVKDAVEKERDRMDAVLVFPSMPEVMRLNKLGSFSMSQLGQSKSPFFQLFKRKKGAGSAGFADSMLKLVRTLPKVLKYLPSDKAQDARLYILSLQFWLGGSPDNLQNFVKMISGSYIPALKGVKIEYSDPVLFLDTGIWHPLAPTMYDDVKEYLNWYDTRRDTNASLKRKDATVIGLVLQRSHIVTGDDSHYVAVIMELEARGAKVIPIFAGGLDFSGPVERYFVDPVTKQPIINSAVSLTGFALVGGPARQDHPRAIEALKTLDVPYLVGVPLVFQTTEEWLNSTLGLHPIQVALQVALPELDGGMEPIVFAGRDPRTGKSHALHKRVEQLCIRAIRWGELKRKTKTEKRVAITVFSFPPDKGNVGTAAYLNVFASIYSVLKDLKRDGYNVEGLPETAETLIEEILHDKEAQFSSPNLNVAYKMGVREYQSLTPYAAALEENWGKPPGNLNSDGENLLVFGKTYGNVFIGVQPTFGYEGDPMRLLFSKSASPHHGFAAYYSYVEKIFKADAVLHFGTHGSLEFMPGKQVGMSDACFPDSLIGNIPNVYYYAANNPSEATIAKRRSYANTISYLTPPAENAGLYKGLKQLSELISSYQSLKDTGRGPQIVSSIISTAKQCNLDKDVDLPEEGTDLSVKERDLVVGKVYSKIMEIESRLLPCGLHVIGEPPSAMEAVATLVNIAALDRAEEEISSLPSILAECVGRQIEDVYRGSDKGILSDVELLKQITDASRGAVSAFVEKTTNSKGQVVNVSDKLTSILGFGINEPWVEYLSNTKFYRANRDKLRTVFTFLGECLKLVVMDNELGSLMQALEGKYVEPGPGGDPIRNPKVLPTGKNIHALDPQAIPTTAAMASAKIVVDRLVERQKLENEGKYPETIALVLWGTDNIKTYGESLGQVLWMIGARPVADGLGRVNRVEPVSLEELGRPRIDVVVNCSGVFRDLFINQMNLLDRAIKMVAELDEPVEMNYVRKHAMEQAATLGVDIREAATRVFSNASGSYSSNISLAVENSSWNDEKQLQDMYLSRKSFAFDSDAPGAGMAEKKQVFEMALMTAEVTFQNLDSSEISLTDVSHYFDSDPTNLVQSLRKDKKKPSAYIADTTTANAQVRSLSETVRLDARTKLLNPKWYEGMMSSGYEGVREIEKRLTNTVGWSATSGQVDNWVYEEANTTFIKDEEMLNRLMNTNPNSFRKMIQTFLEANGRGYWETSEDNIEKLKDLYSQVEDKIEGIDR, encoded by the exons ATGGCTTCATCACTTATGTATTCTCCATTCACTCTGTCTGCTTCCAGAGCAGAGCACCTCTCTTCCCTCTCCAACACTACCACCAAACACTCATTCCTCCGGAGAAAGTCCAAACCAACCAAACCAGCCACATCCATATTCAAAGTGAAGTCCTCTGTCTCCGGCAACGGCCTCTTCACGCAGACGAACCCCGAGGTCCGCCGTATAGTCCCCGTCAAGAGAGACAACGTCCCCACCGTGAAAATCGTCTACGTCGTCCTCGAGGCGCAGTACCAGTCATCCCTCTCCGAAGCTGTTCAACAACTCAACAAAACTTCAAGATTCGCGTCCTACGAAGTCGTGGGGTACTTAGTCGAAGAGCTTCGCGACAAGAACACGTACAAAAGCTTCTGCAAAGACCTCGAAGACGCCAACATCTTCATAGGTTCTCTGATCTTCGTCGAGGAGCTCGCGCTCAAAGTAAAAGACGCTGTGGAGAAAGAGAGAGACAGGATGGACGCGGTCCTCGTCTTCCCTTCGATGCCCGAGGTGATGAGACTCAACAAGCTCGGATCGTTCAGCATGTCTCAGCTGGGCCAGTCCAAGTCTCCCTTCTTCCAGCTCTTCAAGAGGAAGAAGGGAGCGGGCTCGGCGGGCTTCGCCGACAGTATGTTGAAGCTCGTTAGAACCTTGCCTAAGGTTTTGAAGTACTTACCTAGCGACAAGGCTCAAGACGCGCGTCTCTACATCTTGAGTCTGCAGTTTTGGCTTGGTGGTTCTCCGGATAATCTCCAGAACTTTGTTAAGATGATCTCCGGATCTTACATCCCGGCTTTAAAAGGTGTCAAGATCGAGTATTCGGATCCAGTTTTGTTTTTGGATACTGGGATCTGGCATCCTCTTGCTCCGACCATGTACGATGATGTCAAGGAGTATTTAAATTGGTATGATACTAGGAGAGACACAAACGCTTCTCTCAAGAGGAAAGACGCGACGGTTATTGGTCTAGTCCTTCAGAGGAGTCACATTGTGACTGGTGACGATAGCCACTACGTGGCTGTGATCATGGAGCTTGAGGCTAGAGGCGCTAAGGTCATTCCTATCTTCGCTGGAGGGTTGGACTTTTCGGGTCCGGTCGAGAGATATTTTGTTGATCCGGTTACGAAGCAGCCTATTATAAACTCTGCTGTCTCTTTAACCGGTTTTGCGTTGGTTGGTGGACCGGCGAGGCAGGATCATCCGAGGGCTATCGAGGCGTTGAAGACGCTTGATGTTCCATATCTTGTGGGAGTACCGCTGGTGTTTCAGACGACGGAGGAGTGGCTTAACAGCACGCTTGGTCTTCATCCCATCCAGGTGGCTCTCCAGGTTGCTCTCCCTGAGCTTGATGGAGGAATGGAACCAATCGTTTTCGCTGGTCGTGACCCTAGAACAG GGAAGTCACATGCTCTTCACAAGAGAGTGGAACAACTCTGCATCAGGGCTATTAGATGGGGAGAGCTCAAAAGAAAAACTAAG ACAGAAAAGAGAGTGGCTATCACTGTTTTCAGTTTCCCACCAGACAAAGGAAACGTAGGAACCGCAGCTTACCTCAACGTGTTTGCTTCCATCTACTCGGTCCTAAAAGACCTCAAAAGAGATGGTTACAACGTGGAGGGGCTACCCGAGACTGCAGAGACTCTCATCGAAGAGATCCTCCACGACAAGGAGGCTCAGTTCAGCAGCCCCAACCTCAACGTCGCCTACAAAATGGGAGTCCGCGAGTACCAGAGCCTCACTCCTTACGCAGCCGCCTTGGAAGAAAACTGGGGGAAGCCTCCAGGGAACCTTAACTCAGACGGAGAGAATCTCCTTGTCTTTGGCAAAACGTACGGTAACGTTTTCATCGGCGTGCAGCCGACGTTTGGGTACGAAGGTGATCCCATGAGGCTCCTCTTCTCCAAATCAGCGAGTCCTCATCACGGCTTTGCAGCTTACTACTCTTACGTTGAGAAGATCTTCAAAGCTGATGCTGTTCTTCATTTTGGCACACACGGCTCGCTTGAGTTTATGCCAGGGAAGCAAGTAGGGATGAGTGATGCTTGTTTCCCGGACAGTCTCATTGGGAACATTCCGAATGTTTACTACTACGCAGCTAACAACCCTTCAGAAGCAACCATCGCAAAGAGGAGAAGTTATGCTAATACAATCAGTTACCTGACTCCACCAGCTGAGAACGCTGGTCTCTACAAAGGTCTGAAGCAGTTGAGCGAGCTTATCTCATCGTACCAGTCTCTCAAGGACACTGGAAGAGGTCCACAGATTGTGAGCTCCATCATCAGCACTGCTAAGCAGTGTAATCTTGACAAAGACGTGGATCTTCCTGAAGAAGGAACAGATCTCTCGGTTAAAGAGAGAGACCTCGTGGTTGGTAAAGTCTACTCCAAGATTATGGAGATTGAGTCTAGGCTCTTGCCGTGTGGGCTCCACGTCATCGGAGAGCCTCCATCAGCCATGGAAGCTGTTGCTACGCTTGTCAACATCGCTGCGTTGGACCGAGCAGAGGAGGAGATCTCATCTCTTCCTTCTATATTAGCTGAGTGTGTTGGAAGGCAGATTGAAGATGTGTACAGAGGAAGCGACAAGGGGATCTTGAGCGACGTTGAGCTTCTCAAACAGATAACCGACGCCTCGCGTGGCGCGGTCTCCGCCTTTGTTGAGAAGACTACAAACAGCAAAGGACAGGTTGTTAACGTGTCCGACAAGCTTACATCGATTCTAGGGTTTGGAATCAACGAGCCGTGGGTTGAGTACTTGTCCAACACGAAATTCTACCGTGCCAACAGAGATAAGCTCAGAACGGTGTTCACTTTCCTCGGAGAGTGCCTAAAGCTGGTGGTGATGGACAACGAGCTCGGGAGCTTGATGCAAGCCTTGGAAGGGAAGTACGTTGAGCCAGGTCCGGGTGGCGATCCTATTAGAAACCCGAAGGTGCTACCGACCGGTAAAAACATTCACGCGTTGGACCCTCAGGCTATTCCCACGACGGCGGCGATGGCGAGCGCCAAGATTGTTGTGGACAGGCTGGTGGAGAGGCAGAAGCTTGAGAACGAAGGGAAGTATCCGGAGACGATCGCGCTTGTGCTTTGGGGGACTGATAATATCAAGACGTATGGTGAGTCTCTTGGACAGGTTCTTTGGATGATTGGGGCTAGACCGGTTGCTGATGGTCTTGGGAGAGTGAACCGGGTTGAGCCTGTGAGCTTAGAGGAGCTTGGAAGGCCGAGGATTGATGTCGTTGTTAACTGCTCAGGGGTCTTCCGTGATCTCTTTATCAATCAG ATGAATCTTCTTGACCGAGCAATCAAGATGGTGGCTGAGCTAGATGAGCCAGTTGAGATGAACTACGTGAGGAAACATGCCATGGAACAAGCAGCAACGCTTGGCGTTGATATCAGAGAGGCAGCGACAAGAGTTTTCTCAAACGCGTCGGGATCATACTCGTCAAACATCAGTCTCGCTGTTGAGAACTCTTCATGGAACGATGAGAAACAGCTTCAGGACATGTACTTGAGCCGCAAGTCGTTTGCGTTTGACAGCGATGCTCCTGGAGCAGGGATGGCTGAGAAGAAGCAGGTCTTTGAGATGGCTCTTATGACTGCAGAAGTCACGTTCCAGAACCTGGATTCTTCGGAGATTTCGTTGACTGACGTGAGCCACTACTTTGACTCTGACCCGACGAACCTGGTTCAGAGTTTGAGGAAAGACAAGAAGAAGCCTAGCGCTTACATTGCTGATACAACAACCGCAAACGCTCAG GTGAGGTCACTATCTGAGACAGTGAGGCTGGATGCAAGGACGAAGCTGCTGAATCCAAAGTGGTACGAAGGGATGATGTCAAGTGGATACGAAGGAGTTCGTGAGATAGAGAAGAGACTTACCAACACTGTTGGATGGAGTGCAACCTCAGGCCAAGTAGACAACTGGGTGTACGAGGAGGCCAACACAACTTTCATCAAAGACGAGGAGATGCTTAACCGTCTCATGAACACTAATCCAAACTCCTTCAGGAAGATGATCCAAACTTTCCTGGAAGCCAATGGTCGTGGCTACTGGGAAACTTCAGAGGATAACATCGAGAAGCTCAAGGACTTGTACTCTCAGGTCGAAGACAAGATTGAAGGGATCGATCGATAG